The genomic DNA CTCATTTGCTCCATTCTCCAGAGTAAAACGAATTGATGATTTTCTATGTGCATTTTATACCGACTAGTCAACAAGagatttataaacaaaatataaaacaggatagctataaaaagcatataaacattaaaattgttttattttctgaTTCATGAGTCGTTGAAGTGAAAGTGAAGTTGAATTCGTGAACTACAAACGTTCGTTGGTTGTGGAAGTTTACTACTCATGGCTCGCCGACAAGCGATTATCAATAAATGAATAATAAGTTTACGTTAAGCTGATTTTGTATTAGTCATAAACACATAACTAACATACGTAAGAGTACGACTTTCAGTGGAAATATTTACTGCAAGGCGAGTACTAAACTAAGTATTTAATTGCAACACGTTCCAATAATTacttagtaataataataagtgaaaGAAAAATGTCCCACGATGTGGTGAATATAGAAGGTGTTAAGCAGGAACCAGCTTTGttacaaaaacatgcaaaatttttcgttcgatttttgaatttattgccAGCTCGTCTGGCTTCACATGACTCCACCAGAGGCACCATTGCATTCTTTGCCGTATGCGGATTGGATGTACTTAATTCGCTACCTCTACTTACAAAAGAAATGCAAAAGGATGTCATTGAATGGATTTACGGTGGGCTTGTGACTTCAAATCCAGAAAAACAGCCTAGTTGCAGCGGATTTCAGGTAAATACACATATAGTATATTATTGCGCATAGTCATTAATCAAAAGTGAATGGCAGGTGAGCGTGTTtgcatatgtgcataaatatgtatgtatatattttctagcaGCATGTTATCTATAGGTACGTGTAGTTCAATGCTTGTTTTGTGCTAACAGCGCTGTGCTTTGTTTACACAGCATTTTTCCGACAACAACAATTGCTtctaatttatttaacttttatttttaaagtttgctTTGATTTAATTCTTAATAACAGGTCAAcagtcataattttttttaagattatgcaaatacattttatatattttttatttattataaatatattttacaacaatCACACATATCTACACACTTATGGGAGCggtacaaaaaatatatcaaagatGTGCTCTTATCTTCCACTCACTGAAAGCAAACTTCTTATCAATgcagtaaaaaaaatgtgttaaacaTCGTATTTCAGTCAATTAACTGTGTTGTAAAAATTTCCAACAACAATACAcatagaaaatacaaaaaatataatgctTTTATCGTTTTAAATTAACGTAATTCCAAAATTCTTGATTTCAGGGTTCACGTTGCGTGAATATCATTTCCGATGACGAACAGTTGCAGGCCAATGCCAGAAGCTATCAATGGGGCCACCTTGCCATGACATATACCGGTATTGGTATATTAGCTACGCTTGGCGACGATTTGAGTCGCATAGACCGAAAAAGTATTGTCGATGGTAAGTTCATATACGCACAactaatttcaataaaacatcAGAATTACACTATTTTTCAGGTGTTGCCGCGGTACAGCGTCCAGATGGTAGTTTCAGCGCTTGCGTGGACGGCAGTGAAAACGACATGCGCTTCGTTTTTTGTGCAGCTGCCATATGTCATATGCTGGACTATTGGGGTgatgtaaataaggagaaaatgtTTGACTTCATAACCAGCTGTATAGTAAGTAAATTATCGACCGTTATAAAAGCGATTTTACTCTAACATTTCTGCACCATTTGCAGCGTTATGATAACGGCTTCAGTCAGTATTTAGAGGGTGAAGCGCACGGCGGTACCACATTTTGTGCTTTGGCTGCGCTTGAGCTGAGCGGCCAATTACATCGATTGGATGTAACAACGATAGAAAACATAAAACGTTGGTTGATTTTCAGACAGGTAaagtatacgtatatatataaatatatatggtaagcTGCTATGTTATAATATAAACTTATTACAGGTGAATGGTTTCCAAGGTCGTCCAAATAAAGCGGTAGACACATGTTATTCATTTTGGATAGGTGCAGCACTACGCATATTGGGCGCCTTTGAGCTAATCGATTATGAAGAAAATCGTGCTTACATTATGGAGACACAAGACAACATTGTCGGTGGTTTTTCCAAATGGCCACAATCCACAACTGACCCTTTTCATACGTATTTCGGGCTTTGTGGGCTTTCATTCATGAATGAGCCTGGTTTATCAGAAGTTATGCCCAGCTTGAATATATCAATGCGCGCTTACAATCGTCTGAAACAATTACATGCACAGTGGCAAGTGGAGAGTACAGATGATCGATTTGTTAGCAGCAACAGGTCGACCTCCAAGCTTAATAGTGATGAAAATTCAACGTCCGTTACCTCGCCGCTTATAGAAGCACAATAAGGAGcatttcttttacaaaaaaaaactatacatTAAGCGAGAGTGATTTTTATACGAAGTGAGCAATGATTGGACACCTATTTGACTATTCGTGCTGAATTTTTTTGCAgtcattttttaacaaaaaaaaattatatgttttgcatacgttttataaacatatgcatatgccTTTCTATTGTGactgattgcttttttttaccatttaataatttttatgcatattCACGACTTGCATATTCCAGttcaaaatatcaatattaaattCTCAgctttaaaaaagcaaaatgtacGCAATTCGTTAAGTCAAATAGTCCAATCATATAGTAAGTGTATCGTGAAACTATTGTGAATTAAAACATAAGCACAACTATTTTTCTAATAGTAtttaattatattgatcggTATTGTAAATAAACTAATACAATTAAAGCTAGCTTAAATTGTTTTGTAAAGAGAATCACCcacatttatattattaatttagaaaTACAATTATCATTTAGATTAAACCTGCAAGTAAAGGCAATTATGCCCCTGCAATGCCGGTATATTATAGCCCAGTAGTGGTCGATCAATGAAGAGACGACCGCGTAGAGGCGCCAACACTCGTTCAGTCACATTCGGACATCGATGCACCATCAGCGATTGGAGTTGCTGACATGTTGTAGTTAGAGCGCTGCAAATAAACGAAAAGCAGAGTAGAAATAAACTCCGCTGTCTTAGTTGTCTCAGTAATTGCTTTAGTTTTGCAAgcttaataaataagaaaatcacTGGGATAGAAATCGTTTAGATACATGTCTAATTGACTTTGTCGATCGATGTGCGCGCGTTTGCGTAGCGGTGCTAAAGAACGCTCCGTTACACGCGGACAACGTTGTACGAGTAGTGAACGTAGCTGAGTGCAATACGTTGCGATTGCACTGTAATtagacaaacaaaaaaaaagagagaTGATTGAAATATATTATGCACGCGCCTCTAAAATCTTATAGGATAGAGTTACTGGAAGGACaacaatatacatttttttttcgcaaaCGATGcaactaaaacaagaaaaacttaCTGTATGCCATAATCGGAAATGGCAGCGCATCCGACCAAATTAATGTGCTCCAAACTGCGGCAGTAGTTAGCAATTTGTATTAACACTTGATCAGTCACGCTGGGTGTATTGGCCAATGACaatacatttaatttgtttaacttcctgaaaaatattattaaacaacGCTCTCCAATTGCTGTACAGTATGAAATGTCGAATTCCACCAAATTACTATGATGTAAGGTTAGTGCATCTACCGCACCCGTTGTTAACCACTGGCATTTAGAGAGTTTCAAAATGCGCAACTCCTTGCATTCAATAATGATCGGCTGCAAAGCTAGTGGCGTAATATTTACGCATTCATTCAAGTTGACAACGCGTAATCGTCTGTTTTCAGCTAATAGCGGTAATAAATACTCATCTGTTAACCAATGGCAACGTGCTAAGTGCAAGTTCTCTACACGTCGACAGCATTTTCCGAGCACGGCGAATGCTAATTCAACATTACGGCTATTATTACCAGCCAAGTTAATGTCTTTGCGTCGCTCAAATGCAGCTTCGGCAAAGCGTTTGGCAGTTTTTGAACAGCAACGTAAATTAAATAGGTCCTTAAGAGTAAGAAATTCCGCAACCATAGGTATCAGAACATCCTGCCAACTTATGTCGAAGAATGACACCTTTGTATTGTCATAGAAAACTGCCAATGCCATTGAGGCCAAATGATTCTCCTCTCCTTCTAGGCTGCACATTTTGAAATCCCGCTTTGGCGAGCAcaagaaaaacaagaatttaGTATGTTTCTTGTTTAAGTGCAATATTTCGAAGATTTTCACAACTACTTCATTGTCTTAAATGCGTAttcttaattttgttattttttttttgttcttttgctttttattttgattatgcATACACATCAAAAAACAGCTGACGCTAGAAAGGGTGATACaactgaaatgaaataaaaatacttcagcattttttaaaatatataaatataaaaattttatacatactgaatatacaataaatatgttGTACTAAAGTAATAACATTTGCACAATTAGAAGTTATTTGATgtcgaaaaaaaacaaattcaattagAAAATCTGGTTAGTAATTCGGAGAATTAGTCCTGCTGCACAAGTCAGATAAGAAGAGATAGTTACATGTTAAATAAactatatattcaaatataaaattgtattttggaATCAAATTCTGACTTTTACTTAAAGTGGACAGCACTTTCAAACTGAAAATTGATTCTCATTTGAGATCCATATTAGAAAATGCTTAGAAAACCAACAGTTTCTCGGttggatatatatttcatttgtttgaaGACGCCAcagttttctattaattttcaaaatattatgtaatatttaagATTACAGAAAGAGACTACTAGTTATAAAATCATTATCTTACCGATAACTCAGTTTTGTGTTTGCACGGAACACACGCCGTTTTGGAGAACCTTTTGTGGTTATCAATATAGTGTCTTTGTAAAATATCTCCTCCAGACAACTAATTAATTCAGCTTGCACAAAGCAGAGAGGTTTCGTTAAAACAGCtgtaatttgaatatttctttGAGCTTATTCGCGCTCATCatatttatattctttatattcTCCGTagtctttaatatatttatttatgttttgatcatcggaaaaaaaatatacaattagaatTAAATGTCGGTTTGCACCGCAGCTGAAATTGCTGAAAAGCGACGTATTGCATTAGAGAAGTTAGCAGCTAAAAAGCAACGTTTGGCTAACGCCTCATCAACTGCAACAAAAATCACATCTCCAGTGCAACAGCAACTTACAGCTACAGGTGACATATCAACAAATAGCTTCTTCAAGCAGCAAaatcacacacaaacacacagtgCTACAAATGCAAACCCACCGCAAAATTCCAGCGCAAAGCCCACCGCTGCAgccataaattttttaaatgatttaaagCGTAGTAACATTGGaaagtatgtaaataaagcACGCAATTCAGCACAACCTTACTCCCGAAGCCCATTTAATCACAAGCAAAAGGATGCAGCAACGCATTCTGCTAACAATTCGAATCAACAAAACCTAGCACCTATATTCGTTGTCAAAGTTAGCTGTAAGGTATATATGATAAGTAATACACGCTTTGTGGCACAGCCTTCATGCTTCCATGCTAAACTTATAGATGTTTTTAAAACTATACCGTCAAGATCATATGGTTTGTATGCAATTATTGAATtgctatataattattttaaatattttactcttATTACAGATAATTCAAAATGTCTTTGGAGTTTTGGACTACAAGATTATGAACTGCTGCAAGAACGCGTCGGTGGTATGAAGCCAGACATAAGCATTGGCATAATACCAAAAAGTGTTATTACAGTATGCCGCACGCCGCCTGTAGATATCGAACGATCATGTTTATCCTCGATCGAACCAAAATTAGCAGAGAAATTATTACCTTTCCAGCAAGAAGGAGTTTGGTTAGTATTTCACAAGTtacgctatatatatatatatacgttacTTTTTATATCTTAATACAGTTTTGCTATTGCACATCACGGCCGTCTTATGATTTGTGATGAAATGGGTCTGGGCAAAACGTATCAAGCGCTGGCCGTAGCAGACTTCTATAAAGAATCCTGGCCTTTGTTGATTTGTACCACCGCTTCCGTTCGGTAAAATTTGGTCAATTATTACTATATCCACATTATAAATTCTCCTCTCGTAGTGAGTCCTGGATCAATCACGTACGCGATCTGCTACCCAGCATACCTGTCCACTACATACAAACGCTGCTAAGTAATCAGCAATATTTCCATGATGCCAAAGTTCTTATCACCAGTTATAATATGATGGATAGGCATGTTGATAGGTTATTGGAGCATAAATTTGGTTTTGTAATATTCGATGAATCTCATACTTTAAAAAATGCCAAAACAAAATGCGCAATGGTTGCGGAACGTTTAACACAAAATGCACGACATGTGATTTTGCTGTCTGGCACACCAGCACTATCGCGGCCTTTAGAATTATTCACACAAATTCATCTCATCGATCGTAAATTTATGACATTTAGAGAATATAGTACGTAAAGTGTGTCTTGTAGAAATTAGAAATTTTGCTAATTGTATATGTGCTCTTCATATATAGCTACTCGTTACTGTGATGGCAAGCAAACGAATTTTGGCTGGGATGCGACTGGTCAGTCGAATCTGGAAGAGCTAAATGTTGtgctaaaagaaaaatttatgataagacGCACTAAGGAGGCTGTACTGCCACAATTGGCGGAAAAGAATCGGTAGTCAAtgtgaaaatagaaaaatgtaattaatatttaatatgatatttgattttaatttgctATTTCGATTATGTAGCGAAACCGTTGTGTTAGACCCAGCACTTTTGTCGACCAATACTGACACGAAGCAAAACCTAGAAACGCTTAGCAGAGATTTCTCCACAAGCAAGGGACGCGAACGCGAAGATATACTTCTAAGATTCTATTCAACGACAGCTGAGGTTAAAGCGCGTGCTGTGTGGTAATTAACACATAGAAACATGTAAAAATGGTTAACAAAAATTTTCGCTTGTGCACTTCTAGCGCTTACCTAAAAAACTTGgtgaaagacaaaataaaattcattgtCTTTGCACATCATCGCATCATGATGGACGCCATAACCGATTGCTTGTGCACATTAAAtgtgaattttgtacgcattgATGGCTCTACCAAGAATGAGGCGCGAGGGGTAAGTTTCCGttaaatattaccaaaaattaaaaaataaaaattttattttttaaattgttgttttaaagGAATATATtgacaaatttcaaacaaaatcgTCGTGCCAAGTTGCTGTGCTCTCATTGCGCGCTTGTAATGCAGGCATCACGCTAACGGCTGCAGAGATGATTGTGTTCGCCGAATTGGACTGGAATCCAAGTGTATgctaaacaaacacacatagaaaagttaatat from Bactrocera oleae isolate idBacOlea1 chromosome 3, idBacOlea1, whole genome shotgun sequence includes the following:
- the Marcal1 gene encoding SWI/SNF-related matrix-associated actin-dependent regulator of chromatin subfamily A-like protein 1, which translates into the protein MSVCTAAEIAEKRRIALEKLAAKKQRLANASSTATKITSPVQQQLTATGDISTNSFFKQQNHTQTHSATNANPPQNSSAKPTAAAINFLNDLKRSNIGKYVNKARNSAQPYSRSPFNHKQKDAATHSANNSNQQNLAPIFVVKVSCKVYMISNTRFVAQPSCFHAKLIDVFKTIPSRSYDNSKCLWSFGLQDYELLQERVGGMKPDISIGIIPKSVITVCRTPPVDIERSCLSSIEPKLAEKLLPFQQEGVCFAIAHHGRLMICDEMGLGKTYQALAVADFYKESWPLLICTTASVRESWINHVRDLLPSIPVHYIQTLLSNQQYFHDAKVLITSYNMMDRHVDRLLEHKFGFVIFDESHTLKNAKTKCAMVAERLTQNARHVILLSGTPALSRPLELFTQIHLIDRKFMTFREYTTRYCDGKQTNFGWDATGQSNLEELNVVLKEKFMIRRTKEAVLPQLAEKNRETVVLDPALLSTNTDTKQNLETLSRDFSTSKGREREDILLRFYSTTAEVKARAVCAYLKNLVKDKIKFIVFAHHRIMMDAITDCLCTLNVNFVRIDGSTKNEARGEYIDKFQTKSSCQVAVLSLRACNAGITLTAAEMIVFAELDWNPSTLAQAESRAHRIGQNKAIICRYLMAPKTADDVIWNMLKSKQDVLNRAGLFCENLQDATHTAAPTGSHKIESYFSPIKKNDSSKSNAEPNAVDIEPQPAASSALDAVKKLDLNRELENIDELFMDDDDDAFKDLLF
- the betaggt-I gene encoding geranylgeranyl transferase type-1 subunit beta; amino-acid sequence: MSHDVVNIEGVKQEPALLQKHAKFFVRFLNLLPARLASHDSTRGTIAFFAVCGLDVLNSLPLLTKEMQKDVIEWIYGGLVTSNPEKQPSCSGFQGSRCVNIISDDEQLQANARSYQWGHLAMTYTGIGILATLGDDLSRIDRKSIVDGVAAVQRPDGSFSACVDGSENDMRFVFCAAAICHMLDYWGDVNKEKMFDFITSCIRYDNGFSQYLEGEAHGGTTFCALAALELSGQLHRLDVTTIENIKRWLIFRQVNGFQGRPNKAVDTCYSFWIGAALRILGAFELIDYEENRAYIMETQDNIVGGFSKWPQSTTDPFHTYFGLCGLSFMNEPGLSEVMPSLNISMRAYNRLKQLHAQWQVESTDDRFVSSNRSTSKLNSDENSTSVTSPLIEAQ
- the jet gene encoding F-box/LRR-repeat protein 15 isoform X1, which gives rise to MCSLEGEENHLASMALAVFYDNTKVSFFDISWQDVLIPMVAEFLTLKDLFNLRCCSKTAKRFAEAAFERRKDINLAGNNSRNVELAFAVLGKCCRRVENLHLARCHWLTDEYLLPLLAENRRLRVVNLNECVNITPLALQPIIIECKELRILKLSKCQWLTTGAVDALTLHHSNLVEFDISYCTAIGERCLIIFFRKLNKLNVLSLANTPSVTDQVLIQIANYCRSLEHINLVGCAAISDYGIHALTTTCQQLQSLMVHRCPNVTERVLAPLRGRLFIDRPLLGYNIPALQGHNCLYLQV
- the jet gene encoding F-box/LRR-repeat protein 15 isoform X2 encodes the protein MCSLEGEENHLASMALAVFYDNTKVSFFDISWQDVLIPMVAEFLTLKDLFNLRCCSKTAKRFAEAAFERRKDINLAGNNSRNVELAFAVLGKCCRRVENLHLARCHWLTDEYLLPLLAENRRLRVVNLNECVNITPLALQPIIIECKELRILKLSKCQWLTTGAVDALTLHHSNLVEFDISYCTAIGERCLIIFFRKLNKLNVLSLANTPSVTDQVLIQIANYCRSLEHINLVGCAAISDYGIHAIATYCTQLRSLLVQRCPRVTERSLAPLRKRAHIDRQSQLDMYLNDFYPSDFLIY